Proteins co-encoded in one Melopsittacus undulatus isolate bMelUnd1 chromosome 18, bMelUnd1.mat.Z, whole genome shotgun sequence genomic window:
- the TGFA gene encoding protransforming growth factor alpha produces MAGEAAAALAVGVLLAACHALENTTADRSAPGPPVAAAVRSHFNDCPDSHSQFCFHGTCRFLVQEDKPACVCHSGYVGTRCEHADLLAVVAANQKKQTITALVVVSVVASALLIGVCVLIHCCRLRKPCQWCRAPGGGQEKPGGLLKGGTSCCHTEMGTGTAGHHAGTPAASV; encoded by the exons ATGGCCGGAGAGGCGGCGGCCGCGCTGGCCGTGG GTGTGCTGCTCGCTGCATGCCATGCGCTGGAGAACACCACAGCAGACCGGAGTG CTCCTGGCCcaccagtggcagcagcagtgaggtcCCACTTCAACGACTGTCCCGACTCCCACAGCCAGTTCTGCTTCCATGGGACCTGCCGGTTCCTGGTCCAGGAGGACAAGCCGGCGTGCGT GTGCCACTCGGGGTACGTGGGGACGCGGTGCGAGCACGCCGACCTCCTGGCCGTGGTGGCTGCCAACCAGAAGAAGCAGACCATCACCGCCTTGGTGGTGGTGTCAGTGGTGGCCTCGGCGCTGCTCATCGGGGTCTGCGTGCTCATACA CTGCTGCCGGCTGCGGAAGCCCTGCCAATGGTGCCGGGCGCCCGGGGGAGGCCAGGAGAAGCCGGGTGGGCTCCTGAAAGGGGGAACCTCGTGTTGCCATACGGAGATGGGTACGGGGACCGCAGGGCACCACGCTGGGACACCGGCTGCCAGTGTGTAA